The following are encoded in a window of Flavobacterium sp. WC2421 genomic DNA:
- a CDS encoding peptide chain release factor 3, protein MSFLKEIQRRRTFGIISHPDAGKTTLTEKLLLFGGAIQEAGAVKNNKIKKGATSDFMEIERQRGISVSTSVLAFNYQDKKINILDTPGHKDFAEDTFRTLTAVDSVIVVIDVAKGVEEQTEKLVAVCRMRKIPIIVFINKMDREGKDAFDLMDEVEQKLGLTVTPLSFPIGMGYDFQGIYNLWEQNINLFSGDNRKNIEETIAFSDVQNPELEKIIGQKPANTLREELELIDEVYPKFDRQDYLDGKLQPVFFGSALNNFGVRELLDCFVAIAPSPRPKESETRLVDPKEEKMSGFVFKIHANMDPKHRDRLAFIKIVSGTFERNKPYYHVRQKKNLKFSSPNAFFAEKKEIVDISYPGDIVGLHDTGNFKIGDTLTEGEIMSFKGIPSFSPEHFRYINNADPMKAKQLDKGIDQLMDEGVAQLFTLEMNNRKIIGTVGALQYEVIQYRLEHEYGAKCTYENFPVHKACWVKPDDAKNNEFKEFKRIKQKFLAHDKYGQLVFLADSDFTIQMTQNKYPSVKLFFTSEFE, encoded by the coding sequence ATGAGCTTTTTAAAAGAAATACAAAGAAGAAGAACTTTCGGAATTATCTCGCATCCCGATGCAGGTAAAACAACACTAACAGAAAAATTGTTGCTTTTTGGAGGAGCAATTCAAGAAGCTGGTGCAGTAAAAAACAATAAAATTAAAAAAGGAGCTACGAGTGATTTCATGGAAATTGAGCGTCAGAGAGGAATTTCGGTTTCTACCTCTGTTTTGGCTTTTAATTACCAAGATAAAAAAATCAATATTCTTGATACTCCTGGGCATAAAGATTTTGCCGAAGATACTTTTAGAACTTTAACCGCTGTTGACAGTGTTATCGTTGTAATTGACGTAGCAAAAGGGGTTGAAGAACAAACAGAAAAATTAGTCGCAGTTTGTAGAATGCGAAAAATTCCTATCATCGTTTTTATTAATAAAATGGACCGTGAGGGAAAAGATGCTTTTGACTTGATGGATGAAGTGGAACAAAAATTAGGACTTACTGTCACACCTCTTAGTTTTCCAATAGGAATGGGGTATGACTTTCAAGGTATTTATAATTTATGGGAACAAAACATCAATTTATTTAGCGGAGACAATCGTAAAAATATTGAAGAAACAATCGCTTTTTCTGATGTTCAAAACCCTGAATTAGAAAAAATAATAGGTCAAAAACCTGCAAATACTTTACGTGAAGAACTAGAATTGATTGATGAAGTTTATCCAAAATTTGATCGTCAAGACTATTTAGACGGTAAACTACAACCCGTGTTTTTTGGATCGGCATTGAACAATTTCGGGGTAAGAGAATTACTAGATTGTTTTGTTGCTATTGCACCTTCACCTAGACCAAAAGAATCCGAAACAAGATTAGTAGATCCAAAAGAAGAAAAAATGTCTGGTTTTGTATTTAAAATCCATGCAAATATGGATCCAAAACACAGAGACCGTCTTGCTTTTATAAAAATTGTTTCTGGAACATTTGAAAGAAACAAACCCTATTATCATGTACGTCAGAAAAAGAATTTAAAATTCTCAAGTCCAAATGCTTTTTTTGCAGAAAAGAAAGAAATTGTAGACATCTCTTATCCTGGAGATATTGTAGGTCTTCACGATACAGGAAATTTCAAAATTGGCGACACTTTAACCGAAGGAGAAATCATGAGCTTTAAAGGAATCCCTAGTTTCTCTCCAGAGCATTTTAGATACATTAATAATGCAGATCCAATGAAAGCAAAACAACTGGATAAAGGTATCGATCAATTGATGGATGAAGGGGTTGCACAGTTGTTCACACTTGAAATGAATAACCGTAAAATCATTGGAACTGTAGGTGCACTTCAGTATGAAGTAATCCAATACCGACTAGAACATGAATATGGTGCTAAATGTACTTATGAAAACTTTCCTGTACACAAAGCATGTTGGGTAAAACCAGATGATGCTAAAAACAATGAGTTTAAAGAATTTAAAAGAATCAAACAGAAATTCTTAGCGCACGATAAATACGGACAATTAGTCTTTCTAGCTGATTCCGACTTTACAATCCAAATGACTCAAAACAAATACCCAAGTGTAAAATTATTCTTTACATCAGAATTTGAATAA
- a CDS encoding peptidylprolyl isomerase: MLLNKLQMKSINNKIALVFFLLLFSSTISRAQEIIKDSVIVPVKKIQSNQRQKIDGVVATVGDYIILDSDIDKSYLEISSQGGSIKDITRCQMLGKLMEDKLYAHQAIQDSIKVTDAEVKGMLEDRLAYMVGQIGSLEKVVKYYKKNSEEEFKSYFFDILKEQKLTSEMTKKIVEGVEITPEEVRNFFKKIPKDELPLFGAEMEVAQIVITPKVSDAEKQKVIDKLNGFKKEVEEGSSFATKAVLYSKDPGSATNGGYYKMNRKTAFIKEFKDVAFSLQEGEISAPFETIYGFHIIYIEKIKGQEIELRHILLTPTVSDEAINEAKEKISLIRSKIVDKKITFAEAARTESDQKETKANGGVLINPKTQDTRFELTKMDPSLYGQVSNLKDDAISQPILDTDENGKKSFKLITVTNRINEHVADYATDYLKIKELALKEKQIKAVGKWFDEKINETYIKVLGEYRDCDFTNNWLKKK, from the coding sequence ATGCTATTAAATAAATTACAAATGAAGTCCATAAATAATAAAATTGCGCTTGTTTTTTTTCTTTTACTATTTTCAAGTACAATTTCAAGAGCTCAAGAGATAATTAAAGACAGTGTTATTGTTCCTGTTAAGAAAATCCAATCCAATCAAAGACAAAAAATAGACGGTGTAGTTGCTACTGTAGGGGATTATATTATATTGGATTCAGATATTGATAAATCGTATTTAGAAATTTCAAGTCAAGGAGGTTCAATTAAAGATATAACAAGATGTCAGATGTTAGGAAAACTAATGGAAGACAAACTGTATGCGCATCAAGCAATTCAGGATAGTATTAAAGTAACTGATGCTGAAGTAAAAGGGATGTTGGAAGATAGATTAGCCTATATGGTAGGTCAAATTGGATCTCTTGAAAAAGTAGTAAAATACTATAAAAAAAATTCAGAAGAGGAGTTTAAAAGTTACTTTTTTGATATTTTGAAAGAGCAAAAATTAACTTCTGAAATGACAAAAAAGATTGTTGAAGGAGTTGAAATTACACCAGAAGAAGTTCGTAATTTTTTCAAAAAAATACCTAAGGATGAATTGCCTCTTTTTGGTGCAGAAATGGAAGTAGCGCAAATCGTAATTACTCCTAAAGTTTCGGATGCTGAAAAACAAAAAGTAATTGATAAACTTAATGGGTTTAAGAAAGAAGTAGAAGAAGGTTCTAGTTTTGCAACTAAAGCAGTTTTATACTCTAAAGATCCTGGGTCAGCTACAAATGGAGGTTATTATAAAATGAATAGAAAAACAGCTTTTATTAAAGAATTTAAGGATGTTGCTTTTAGTTTGCAAGAAGGGGAGATATCGGCTCCGTTTGAAACTATTTACGGGTTTCATATTATATACATAGAGAAAATTAAAGGACAAGAAATTGAATTACGCCATATATTATTGACGCCAACAGTTTCTGACGAAGCTATTAATGAAGCTAAAGAGAAGATAAGTTTAATTAGAAGTAAAATTGTAGATAAAAAAATAACTTTTGCAGAAGCGGCTAGAACAGAATCTGATCAAAAGGAAACTAAAGCAAATGGTGGTGTTTTGATTAATCCAAAAACGCAAGATACGCGTTTCGAATTGACAAAAATGGATCCTAGTCTGTATGGTCAAGTTTCAAATTTAAAAGATGATGCGATTTCACAACCTATATTGGATACGGATGAAAACGGTAAAAAAAGTTTTAAGCTTATTACTGTGACAAATAGAATCAACGAACATGTTGCGGATTATGCCACCGATTATCTTAAAATAAAAGAGTTGGCTTTAAAAGAAAAACAAATTAAAGCTGTTGGAAAATGGTTTGATGAGAAAATAAATGAAACGTATATTAAGGTTCTTGGTGAATACAGAGATTGTGATTTTACCAATAACTGGTTGAAGAAAAAATAA
- a CDS encoding DUF3467 domain-containing protein, which produces MSNSKQQQEQINIELDEKTAEGIYSNLAIINHSSSEFVLDFVSIMPGIPKAKVKSRIVLTPQHAKRLLKAIGENIHRFELAHGEIKDTEQPPIPLNFGPAGQA; this is translated from the coding sequence ATGAGTAATTCTAAACAACAACAGGAACAAATTAATATAGAGTTGGATGAAAAAACTGCTGAAGGAATTTATTCCAATTTAGCAATAATTAATCATTCATCTTCAGAGTTTGTTCTCGATTTTGTAAGTATCATGCCTGGTATTCCTAAAGCTAAAGTAAAGTCAAGAATAGTTTTGACTCCGCAGCATGCCAAAAGATTGTTGAAAGCAATTGGAGAAAATATTCATCGTTTTGAACTTGCCCATGGTGAGATTAAAGATACTGAACAACCTCCAATACCGCTGAATTTTGGTCCTGCAGGACAAGCATAA
- the rpoC gene encoding DNA-directed RNA polymerase subunit beta' has product MMNNRNNNKDKNPVKRFNKISIGLASPESILKESRGEVLKPETINYRTHKPERDGLFCERIFGPVKDFECACGKYKRIRYKGIICDRCGVEVTEKKVRRDRVGHINLVVPIAHIWYFRSLPNKIGYILGLPSKKLDMIIYYERYVVIQAGIAKNAEGESVQRLDFLTEEEYLNILDTLPADNQYLDDFDPNKFVAKMGAECIMDLLARIDLDELSYQLRHSANNETSKQRKTEALKRLQVVESFRESNLNRENRPEWMIMKVVPVIPPELRPLVPLDGGRFATSDLNDLYRRVIIRNNRLKRLMEIKAPEVILRNEKRMLQESVDSLFDNTRKASAVKTESNRPLKSLSDSLKGKQGRFRQNLLGKRVDYSARSVIVVGPELKLFECGIPKDMAAELYKPFVIRKLIERGIVKTVKSAKKIIDKKEPVVWDILENVIKGHPILLNRAPTLHRLGIQAFQPKLIEGKAIQLHPLVCTAFNADFDGDQMAVHLPLGPEAILEAQLLMLASHNILNPANGAPITVPSQDMVLGLYYMTKERISTPEHIILGQDLTFYSAEEVNIALNEGKLELNARVRIRAKDFNDAGELVYKIIQTTAGRVLFNEVVPEAAGYINDVLTKKNLRDIIGHVLNATSVPETAAFLDNMKDMGYKFAFRGGLSFSLGDIRIPEQKPKLIADAREQVEGISANYNMGLITNNERYNQVIDVWTSANAQLTELAMKNIREDQQGFNSVYMMLDSGARGSKEQIRQLTGMRGLMAKPKKSTAGGGEIIENPILSNFKEGLSILEYFISTHGARKGLADTALKTADAGYLTRRLHDVSQDVIVNIEDCGTLRGVEVSALKKNEEIVESLGERILGRVALQDVINPLTNEVLVQSGQQITEAIMKVIEASPIEKVEVRSPLVCEAPKGICAKCYGRNLATGKMTQRGEAVGVIAAQSIGEPGTQLTLRTFHVGGVAGGISEESSIVTKFNGKLEIEDLKTVKGEDNDGNAVDIVVSRSTELKLIDEKTGILLNTHNIPYGSSIFVKDGQSVAKGDVICKWDPYNGVIVSEFTGKIAYEDLEQGQSFMVEIDEQTGFQEKVISESRAKKLIPTLLVYGKEGELIRSYNLPVGAHLMVENGEKIKAGKVLVKIPRRSSKSGDITGGLPRITELLEARNPSNPAVVSEIDGVVSFGKIKRGNREIVIESKFGDIRKYLVKLSSQILVQENDFVRAGVPLSDGAITPDDILRIKGPAAVQQYLVNEIQEVYRLQGVKINDKHFEVVIRQMMRKVRVQDPGDTLFLEDQLIHTKDFIVQNDKLYGMKVVEEAGDSTNLKEGQIITPRELRDENSLLKRNDKNIVVARDVITATGTPVLQGITRASLQTKSFISAASFQETTKVLNEAAVAGKIDYLEGLKENVIVGHRIPAGTGMREYDHTIVGSKEDYNDMMANKEEYIY; this is encoded by the coding sequence ATGATGAATAATAGAAATAATAATAAAGATAAGAATCCTGTAAAAAGGTTTAATAAAATTTCGATTGGTCTTGCTTCTCCTGAATCTATCTTGAAAGAATCAAGAGGTGAAGTTTTAAAACCAGAAACTATCAATTACCGTACGCACAAGCCTGAGCGTGACGGTCTTTTCTGTGAAAGAATTTTTGGACCAGTTAAGGATTTTGAATGTGCTTGTGGTAAATACAAAAGAATTCGTTACAAAGGAATTATTTGTGACCGTTGTGGAGTAGAAGTTACTGAGAAAAAAGTACGTAGAGATAGAGTGGGTCATATCAATCTTGTTGTGCCTATCGCTCACATCTGGTATTTCCGTTCTCTTCCAAATAAAATTGGTTATATCCTTGGTCTTCCATCTAAGAAATTAGACATGATCATTTACTACGAAAGATACGTAGTAATCCAAGCTGGTATTGCTAAAAATGCAGAAGGTGAATCAGTTCAAAGATTAGACTTCTTAACTGAAGAGGAATATTTGAATATCTTAGATACACTTCCTGCTGATAATCAGTATTTAGATGATTTCGATCCTAATAAATTCGTTGCCAAAATGGGAGCTGAATGTATTATGGACTTATTAGCTCGTATTGATCTGGATGAGTTATCTTACCAATTAAGACATAGTGCTAACAATGAAACGTCTAAACAACGTAAAACAGAAGCATTAAAAAGATTACAAGTTGTTGAGTCTTTCCGTGAATCTAACTTGAACCGTGAGAATCGTCCAGAATGGATGATTATGAAAGTAGTTCCTGTTATTCCACCAGAATTACGTCCACTTGTGCCACTTGATGGAGGTCGTTTTGCAACTTCAGATTTAAATGATTTATACCGTCGTGTAATTATACGTAACAACCGTTTGAAAAGATTAATGGAGATTAAAGCTCCGGAAGTGATCTTAAGAAACGAGAAACGTATGTTGCAAGAATCAGTAGATTCATTATTTGACAATACTAGAAAAGCATCTGCTGTTAAAACAGAATCTAACAGACCATTAAAATCATTATCTGATTCCCTTAAAGGTAAGCAAGGACGTTTCCGTCAAAACTTACTTGGAAAACGTGTGGATTATTCTGCTCGTTCGGTAATTGTTGTTGGACCTGAATTGAAATTGTTCGAATGTGGTATCCCTAAAGATATGGCAGCTGAACTATACAAACCTTTTGTTATCCGTAAATTGATAGAAAGAGGTATTGTTAAAACTGTAAAATCAGCTAAGAAAATAATAGATAAGAAAGAGCCAGTAGTTTGGGATATCCTTGAAAATGTAATTAAAGGTCACCCAATATTACTGAATCGTGCTCCTACTTTGCACAGATTAGGTATACAAGCGTTCCAACCAAAATTAATTGAAGGAAAAGCAATCCAATTGCACCCTTTAGTTTGTACTGCATTTAATGCGGATTTTGATGGGGATCAAATGGCAGTTCACTTGCCGTTAGGACCAGAAGCTATTCTTGAAGCACAATTATTAATGTTGGCTTCTCATAACATTCTGAATCCTGCAAATGGTGCGCCAATTACTGTACCTTCTCAGGATATGGTTTTGGGTCTATATTATATGACCAAAGAACGTATCTCAACTCCTGAACACATTATTTTAGGTCAAGATTTGACTTTCTATTCTGCTGAAGAAGTAAATATTGCATTAAACGAAGGTAAATTAGAATTGAATGCTCGTGTTAGAATTAGAGCTAAAGATTTTAATGATGCTGGAGAATTAGTATATAAAATCATTCAAACTACTGCGGGTCGTGTATTATTTAATGAAGTAGTACCAGAAGCAGCAGGTTATATCAATGATGTATTAACTAAGAAAAACCTTAGAGATATTATTGGTCACGTATTAAACGCGACTAGTGTACCTGAAACAGCAGCTTTCTTGGATAATATGAAAGATATGGGGTATAAATTCGCCTTTAGAGGAGGATTATCATTCTCATTAGGTGATATTAGAATTCCAGAGCAAAAACCAAAATTAATTGCAGATGCTAGAGAGCAAGTTGAAGGTATCTCTGCTAATTATAACATGGGTCTTATTACAAATAACGAACGTTACAACCAAGTTATTGATGTATGGACTTCTGCAAATGCTCAGCTTACTGAATTAGCAATGAAAAACATTAGAGAAGACCAACAAGGTTTCAACTCAGTGTATATGATGCTTGATTCTGGAGCAAGGGGTTCCAAAGAACAAATTCGTCAGTTAACTGGTATGCGTGGTTTGATGGCTAAGCCTAAAAAATCGACCGCTGGTGGTGGGGAAATTATTGAAAATCCGATTCTTTCTAACTTTAAAGAAGGTCTTTCTATCCTTGAGTATTTTATCTCTACTCACGGTGCGCGTAAAGGTCTTGCGGATACTGCCTTGAAAACGGCGGATGCAGGATATTTAACAAGAAGATTGCATGATGTTTCTCAAGATGTTATTGTTAACATCGAAGATTGTGGAACATTAAGAGGTGTTGAAGTTTCAGCATTGAAAAAGAATGAAGAAATTGTTGAATCATTAGGAGAAAGAATTTTAGGGCGTGTTGCATTGCAAGATGTTATTAATCCTTTAACTAATGAAGTATTAGTACAATCTGGACAACAAATTACTGAGGCAATAATGAAAGTAATTGAAGCTTCTCCAATCGAGAAAGTGGAAGTTCGTTCGCCTCTTGTATGTGAAGCTCCTAAAGGTATTTGTGCTAAATGTTACGGTAGAAACTTAGCTACTGGTAAAATGACACAAAGAGGTGAGGCAGTTGGTGTAATTGCAGCACAATCTATTGGAGAACCAGGTACACAGCTGACATTACGTACTTTCCACGTTGGAGGGGTTGCGGGTGGTATTTCTGAAGAATCTAGCATCGTTACTAAATTTAACGGTAAACTAGAAATTGAAGATTTAAAAACTGTTAAAGGTGAAGACAATGATGGTAATGCAGTTGACATCGTAGTTTCTCGTTCAACTGAATTAAAATTAATTGACGAAAAAACAGGTATTTTATTAAATACTCATAATATCCCTTACGGTTCAAGTATTTTTGTAAAAGACGGTCAATCCGTTGCAAAAGGAGATGTAATCTGTAAATGGGATCCATATAATGGAGTTATTGTTTCGGAATTCACGGGTAAAATTGCTTACGAAGATTTAGAGCAAGGTCAATCATTTATGGTTGAAATTGATGAGCAAACGGGTTTCCAAGAAAAAGTAATTTCTGAGTCAAGAGCTAAAAAATTAATACCTACTTTATTGGTTTACGGTAAAGAAGGTGAATTGATTCGTTCTTACAACTTACCAGTAGGTGCCCACTTAATGGTTGAAAATGGGGAGAAAATTAAAGCAGGTAAAGTATTGGTTAAAATTCCACGTCGTTCTTCTAAATCAGGAGATATTACAGGAGGTTTACCAAGAATTACAGAGTTGTTAGAAGCTCGTAATCCATCTAATCCAGCTGTAGTTTCTGAAATTGATGGTGTTGTTTCTTTTGGAAAAATCAAAAGAGGTAACCGTGAGATTGTTATCGAATCTAAATTTGGTGACATCAGAAAGTACTTAGTAAAACTTTCAAGTCAAATTCTTGTTCAAGAAAATGACTTCGTAAGAGCTGGTGTACCTTTATCTGATGGAGCAATCACACCAGATGATATCTTAAGAATTAAAGGACCTGCTGCTGTTCAACAGTATTTGGTAAATGAAATTCAAGAAGTATATCGTTTACAAGGGGTGAAAATTAACGACAAGCACTTTGAAGTAGTAATACGTCAAATGATGCGTAAAGTGAGAGTTCAAGATCCTGGAGATACTTTATTCTTAGAAGATCAATTGATTCATACTAAAGATTTTATCGTTCAAAATGATAAGCTTTATGGTATGAAAGTTGTTGAAGAAGCTGGTGATTCGACTAACCTAAAAGAAGGTCAAATTATAACTCCTCGTGAATTACGTGATGAAAATTCATTATTAAAACGTAACGATAAAAATATTGTTGTAGCACGCGATGTTATTACTGCTACTGGTACTCCAGTTTTACAAGGTATTACGAGAGCGTCATTACAAACAAAATCATTTATTTCTGCTGCTTCTTTCCAAGAAACAACTAAAGTATTAAACGAAGCTGCTGTTGCAGGTAAAATTGATTACTTAGAAGGATTGAAAGAAAATGTTATTGTTGGTCATAGAATCCCTGCCGGAACTGGTATGAGAGAATACGATCACACGATAGTAGGTTCAAAAGAAGATTATAATGATATGATGGCTAATAAAGAGGAATATATTTATTAA